GCGTAGACCAGTGATCGGGGATACGGCCCAATCCGCGATCAACGGGGCTTCCGCCAGGGCGCCTTCGTGACTGGGCGAACGGGTTCGCAGCCCGGCCACTGGTTAGGGCGACCGCTGGAGCTGTATCGTCAGGTCAAAAGGGGATTCGATGACCGACGCGTCAGCCAAGGCAAGACAATGGGCGATCGAACTGGCAGCCTGTCTGGCGACCGGCGCCCTGCTCGGCGCGATCGGCCCGTTCGGCAGTTTCCTCAATGACGTCCTTATCATCAGGGTCGCCTACTGGGTGATCGTCTTCCTGTCCTGCGGCCTGGCTGTGGGCCTGACGATCCGGATCGTGACGCCGCGCGCCCGAAAGGCCGGCGTTCCGATCTGGGCTTGGGCGCCGGCCGTGGTTCTGGCGATCGCCTTGCCCTTAGCCGCGTTCACCCGCCTGGTCGCGGTGGCCTTCTGGGCGGGGATCGGCGATCGTGTGAGCGTGGCGGACTGGTATGGTCAGACACTGCTGATGTGCCTGGTCTACTTGACGCTGCACGCTGTCGTCGCTCGCAGCACCGAGCGGCCTGAGCCACGACTCGACAAATCAGGGTCCGGTGATCCGCGCATCCTGCGACATCTGCCCCTGCGCCTCGGCAGCGACCTTCTGTGTCTGTCGATGGAGGATCATTACGTCCGCCTGCACACGGGCGGGGGCTCGGTGCTGGTGCTGATGTCGCTGAGCCAGGCCCTTGCCGAACTGGGCGACATCGATGGCCTTCAGGTGCATCGATCATGGTGGGTCGCGCGTGACGCCGTGACCGGAGTGATCAAGGATGGGCGCAACCTTCGCCTTCGACTCAGAGGCGGTTTGGAAGCGCCGGTGTCTCGAGCGAGTGTGGCCCGCCTGCGCCAAGCGGGCTGGATCGAAACCAGATAGCGCGACGCGGTGTGTAGTCCGACCTGAACTCAGAGTAGGCGGTGTCTCTCTACGCGGGAGAAAACGATCTAGCGTCCACTCCTTGGAGGGTGTGGCAATGACCTCTCTGGCGCTTATGCGTCCTTCCTCACCAGAGCCGACGGCTGCTACTTCAGGCCGTCACTCGCCGTAGTGTGCGCCACCAAGGCGCTAGCGGTGACCATGGCCTAGGTCTTGGTCGTTCTTGAGAAGTGTCACTAGTTCCATGTGCTTGGCATTGTATTCGGCGCGGATGATCTATTGCCAATGAGAGATCGGTCGGCCGTACTTCTTCTCAATCGTCGCCAGGTGCTGCAGCGAGGCTAGCACGAAAGACCAGTCTGCGACCCTGGGCAGATGTCCGCTCAGGGCGAAGAGCCGCATCGTACAGTGGGCGCTTTCCCGGAGCGCGCTGGAGCCGGACAAGATCGAGCGGCTGATCGAGGTTCTCGACGACAATCATGGCCATGCCCTCTACCAGGCGGTCTCCCGACTGAAGTTCGATCTGTCGCGCGACGAGGTTGCGAGCTTCTCCTTTGTCGCGGGCTCGGTCCGTATCGAGCGGTCGGTCAAGCGGTCCGAATTCGAGGCCTGGATCGCTCCGGAGCTCGCCGCCATCCAGACCGCCGTGGACGAGGCGATCCGACGGTCAGGCTTGGAGCCCAGCCAGATCGACCGCGTTTTCCTGACGGGCGGCACCTCCTTTGTCCCCGCGGTCCGCGAGATCTTTCATCGGCGTTTCGATCCTGCCCGGGTCGAGACCGGAGGCGAGTTCGAGTCCATAGCCTCGGGACTGGCTCTGATTGGTCGCGAAGCGGATATAGACCTGTGGAGCAAGCGCTCCTCGTCTGGCGAGGCGGCCCAAGCCGCGGCTACTGCGGGCCGTTGATGGGGGCGGTCAGGGCAGGGTGTCGCAACCGAGGAGCGCGCCGCCTCCAGGGCCAAGGTCTCGACTCCACGTCTGGCGCGTGTGGACCTTTCGAAGCGACCTTCCTCGTCCGTCTGGTCGGCAGTTCTTCAGCACGCGGCAAAGCTCGCGACCGGGTCAGCCGTCCTCGGTCGCGCCATCCGCCACACCCACGCACCGCTGCACCGCCGCGCCTACCTGCGTTCGTGGGGCGATAGAGCTGACCGTCCGCCCGTCGTCGGCGTAGGTCGCCAGGAACTGACACCCGGTCGCGAGATCGGTCAGCACGAACACGCCGGGCTGGTCGGTCGGCGTCCGCGCCAGCTGGGCGCCAGCGATGGAGCGAAGCGCACCAGCGGGATCCTGGACCGCCTGCTGGATCTGGGCGCCATGTTGGTTCGCCAGCTCGACCGTCCGCCTCGTGCTAGCCACCGTCTCCTCCACCTCCCGAAGGGCGGAGGTGTCGATCGGGTCGCACGCGCCCAGCAGCAGGGCGGAGGCGGCGAGGGCGAGCATCACTGACTTCATGACCGTGAGATGGGCGAGCATCGCGTGGGCGATAAGTGGGACACGCGGTCGCGCCCACGCACGGTTCACTAGTGCGGATGGATGCGCGCTCTCACGCTGGCCTGTCGCCGCCGGCCTTAGTGCCCGATCACCATGTCTGCGCCTACGATCGCGCTCACCGCCAGGCTGGAGACCAGGTAGGCCATGGCGTTGAACCGCCACGACAGACGCAGGCGCCTGGAGGCCCAGATCGTGCAGGCGACGAGGGCGAGGGCCAAGAGAATCGGCAGGGTCCAAAAGCCGATCCCTAGCCAGGCGCTCACGCGCGCCTCATCGTTCGGCAGGATGAAGCTGAGACCCTGCGCCACCACGCGCATAAAGGCGGCCGCATACAGCACGGCATAGGCGTTCACACTCCGCTTTGCTCGAACAAAGGCCAGGGCGATGAGCGCCTGCAGCACGGTCACCGCGGGACCCGCAGTCGAGATCAGAGCGTGATCTTGCGGCGGTGTCGCCGCCGAGGGGACGGAGCCGTTCAGGCCGTAGGACATCTGATGGCCGAGCAGGGTGCCCATGGCCCAGTGCGCCGCCTCATGAACCACGAAGGTGGCGAGCAGCACCGTCGCCAGAAGGACGGCGTATCGCGCGGTGAACCTGGGCCTCGGACCGGATGGCGCAACGTCGGCAGAGAGCGTGGATTGGTGGATCATCGGCCAGTCTCCGACGCAAGGCGCCCTGTCAGAACGGCCCCAACGGCGACGCCGACACAGATCCACAGGCCGAGATCGTCGGCCAGGATGCCGATGAGGATGCCGGCCGCCAGGCATATCGGGGCGGGCGCAAGCGGTCTGAGACCGGTACGGAAGGGTTGCGGCATCTTCTGTCCTCCTCTGGTTCGGAAATAAGAGAGTCGAAAGCGATCAGGCCGGCTCTCGTCCAGCCAGATGGATGATGGCGGCGACGAAGACGCACAGGCCGAGGCCAGCGCCCAGCACAAGGGCCGTCTGAACACGCCAGGCGTCCGTCGCCAGCATGTTGATGGGCATCTGCCAGGGAAAGAAGACGCCTTGTTTCGCGGCGGTGGCGACGACCGCAAAGAAGGTCCCGCCGATGCCGAGCGCCAGGGCGGGAACGAAGCTGCTCCAGCGCATGGCTGTCCAGAACTGGATCGCGGTGAGCAGCAACGCTGCGGCCGCAACCTTGCCCGTCGTGATCAGGTTTTCGGCCAGGTCCAGCGTACCGGTTGGGGCGAGCTCAGGCTTCACCGCCGTCGCGAGATGGATCGCCCCTATCGTCAGCACCAGGTTGGCCAGGCTCATGCCGGCGATCAGGACGAGGACGCAAATTGCCTTGGCGGCGTAGATCCTCCACCGGGCGATTGGCAGGGCTCGCAGCTGATCCCAGGCGCGCGGTCCGTGCTCCATGTGCGCGACCAGGGCGGTGAGCGCCGTCACGCTCATCGGCAACATGAAGAAGGCCCAGATGGCGGCCGCGCCTTGCAGCCACATCGCCCAGGGCTGGGCCTCTTCGAAACGCAGCATGTTGAAGAAGGCGAAGACGGCCACCAGCGTGGGCGCCGCCGCCGCCAGGAGCAGCACCAGCGACCGGTTGAGCTTGCGGGCCTCTACGATCAGAATTCGGATCATCGGGCGGCCTCATTCTGCGGGGGCATGGCCGTCTCGTTTGATCTGGATACGCACTCATAGATGCCCTCGAGCGAGGGAGGTCTGGCGCCCAGGGAGAAGACGCCGACGCCGGCCTCGACCAGGGCGACGTTGAGGGCCGCGCAGGCGGCGTCGTGATCGTGCCCGGGGCGCAGGCGAACAGTTAGGGCCGCATCACGCATCGACACCGAGAGGTCACGATCCCGCAGCACCCCGGCGGCGCGTTGCGGATCATCGATGCGGAGCTCCAGTTCCGGCGCCTGCTCGGCCTTTAGTCGTGTGAGCGCGTCTTCAAGCACCAGCCGGCCCTGGCTCAGAATCCCGACGTGGGTGGCGACCTGTTCGATCTCGCTGAGAAGGTGGCTGGATACGAGAACGGTGGCTCCGGCGGCGTCGGGCAGGCCTCGCAGGAGCCGACGCATGTCGGCGATGCCTTCAGGGTCGAGGCCGTTGGTCGGCTCGTCGAGGATCAGAACGGCGGGCGCCCCCAGAAGCGCCCGCGCCAGTCCGATCCTCTGGCGCATGCCGAGCGAGTAATCCGAGACGCGACGGTTAGCGTCGCGGCGCATCTCGACGACATCGAGGACCCGGTCGATCTCGCTCCTAGCGAACCCTCGCAGGGTGCAGGTCAGCGACAGGTTCTCGCGTCCGGTCAGATTGGCGTAGAAGCCGTGCGCC
The genomic region above belongs to Brevundimonas sp. PAMC22021 and contains:
- a CDS encoding ABC transporter permease, whose protein sequence is MIRILIVEARKLNRSLVLLLAAAAPTLVAVFAFFNMLRFEEAQPWAMWLQGAAAIWAFFMLPMSVTALTALVAHMEHGPRAWDQLRALPIARWRIYAAKAICVLVLIAGMSLANLVLTIGAIHLATAVKPELAPTGTLDLAENLITTGKVAAAALLLTAIQFWTAMRWSSFVPALALGIGGTFFAVVATAAKQGVFFPWQMPINMLATDAWRVQTALVLGAGLGLCVFVAAIIHLAGREPA
- a CDS encoding ABC transporter ATP-binding protein, whose translation is MADLAIETLRLTRRFGDRSVVDAVSLSAPRGSIYGFLGRNGAGKTTTIRMLLGLLKPTSGAAVIGGVDVGADRIAAARKVGSLLEAHGFYANLTGRENLSLTCTLRGFARSEIDRVLDVVEMRRDANRRVSDYSLGMRQRIGLARALLGAPAVLILDEPTNGLDPEGIADMRRLLRGLPDAAGATVLVSSHLLSEIEQVATHVGILSQGRLVLEDALTRLKAEQAPELELRIDDPQRAAGVLRDRDLSVSMRDAALTVRLRPGHDHDAACAALNVALVEAGVGVFSLGARPPSLEGIYECVSRSNETAMPPQNEAAR
- a CDS encoding LytTR family DNA-binding domain-containing protein, which produces MTDASAKARQWAIELAACLATGALLGAIGPFGSFLNDVLIIRVAYWVIVFLSCGLAVGLTIRIVTPRARKAGVPIWAWAPAVVLAIALPLAAFTRLVAVAFWAGIGDRVSVADWYGQTLLMCLVYLTLHAVVARSTERPEPRLDKSGSGDPRILRHLPLRLGSDLLCLSMEDHYVRLHTGGGSVLVLMSLSQALAELGDIDGLQVHRSWWVARDAVTGVIKDGRNLRLRLRGGLEAPVSRASVARLRQAGWIETR